From the genome of Nicotiana sylvestris chromosome 1, ASM39365v2, whole genome shotgun sequence:
GTCTCAGTGTCCATAGTAGCATCACCACCCTCAGGCTCCTCCAACTATATCTCATCATCCTCTGCTCGGGGAGTAGCTGTGTTGGTGAACATTTGTAACACCGCCTTAGCAGTGTGGGCTGCAAAGTCTGGCTCCTCATACTGGCCAGCTGGTGCCTTTGATGCCTCTGGTGTTGTTGGGtctgctggtgctgctggagctgACTCCATCAGCAGATCAAGTGGAAGATCACCAGCTACTTCTATCTTGGTCACCTCTCGTGCTAGTTTGTCAAGTGCTTTCTTCGAGGCCTGGGATTTCGTCATTTTATTCAATTGTCTAGCTCCTCAATTGCTCCCCTATGTGCCACCAGAGTGTCCATAATAGTCTTCTGGTTCTCCAGAATCTTTTTCAAGGTCTCCTCCACTGTCGGAGAATCTGGGGTGTTGGGGTAGAAGACTGTGTTGCAACAGCACTGGATAAGTCAGACATCTTTGCAGTAGATGCCTACATCCAGTTGTTAAGTCTTGCGAGTGTCTGGGAGACTCGCAAAGCAGTGAGTGGTAAGTGGAGGAGGAAGGAACTGATATTGATGCTGATGGCCCTGGAGATAGAGGTGGTGACATGGCAGTTGTCGTGGTGGAAGGCATGGAATCTATAGAAGGCATAGCAGCAGAATCTGCAACTACCACTGATGACTCATCAGACTGGCCTACAGTAGTAGTCTCCTTACCCTTGTTCTTCGGGTTCCTTGGATCCTTCAGAGAATACCAGGAGAAAGGCTTCTTATCCCGAAAGCTCCTCGTTTCAACTCCCACATCTGTAAGATATTCTGTAATGGTGTTTGGATACGGGTAAGAACTCTCACCCTGACTGACAACCACCGACGTATTGGCCAACATGATGGCAACCACATTGATTAGGTACCCAGCCATGACAGATGCAACTAAGATTGCCCGGGGGATTGGAAGGTTGTTCTCATTTTGCCTCAGGTATATGCGGCCGCACACAAATTTTTGCCACCCTTTTGCCTTAAAGTTGAGGGTGGCCCATGTATTGGGAACCTCCGATGTGATCTATGGTGGTGGTGGTACTGGATATCCAAGATCTCTGCTAGCCAAGGGCGAGCTACATCACCGATTGAAAACTTTTCCAAGTATTGAACTGGCTCCACCTCCTCAAACCCAAAGTAGGTGTTCAGAGTGCTCTAATCAAATTTGACCTCAGGTTCCTCACCTTGGTCACTTTAGTACCCTTCTAGATATGTGCCACATTGGCATAGAACTTCCGCACTAAATGCTCCTTGGCATCTATAACTCTGAGTGAACCAAGTCCATCCATTTCTCTCCCTGAACTGCTTTGCCACGTTTGGATTGAATCTATCCAAATCCTTCAAAAGAAACTGTCAAGTGTGAGCGATCTCTggggccaccactctctgaatttGATAAATGCTGTCAGGCTCACAAATCTGTTGTCCCAGGCCTCTTTCTTTTTTGACCTTTCTAGGTCGGCCACTCTAGTATCACCCCCTCTACCACCATCTGAAATATCATCATCACCATCAACTGTGACTGGTGCAGCAGAAGTGTGAGTAGATGAGGGTTCTGAACCCTAGATGCCTTCTCTTGAACCCTCAGAAGAGCTTGCTGACATGGAGGGTTCATTGTGGAGTTGGTATCTCCTAGGGAACTGTTGTGGTTGAGATTGGGCCTCAGGTTGTTCCTCCACTGTGTGGCCCTCATATGACTCCCTAGATAGGATGTAGGAACTTGATTCAGAGGGCTCTGTGGCCCTACCTATCCCTGTGGTTGGCTTCTTTGATATTCCTTTCTGCACTGCCAGTGGTTGAGTACCCTTGCCTCGGCCTCGGGAGGGTTTACCCCTCCCTTTGGAAGTATCACCACAACCTCTTGACCGAACAATTGTCTGCAATACATAGCGACGTGAGTCAGATAAAGTTCAAAAACAGGCTATAAAAAGTTGCAGACAAAACAATGTGCAAAAGGGGGAAGCGTGGTCCGCAGAATTCCGAGTGTGGTCATAGAATGCCTTGTGCAAACCGCGTAATTTTGAAGTGCGACCGTACAATTGAAGTGTGGGCCGCACAACTGAGAGTGCGGCTGCACAATTCCAGGCTCAGCAATACCATTTCTCTGAAGTTTGGATCTGCAGCCGCACAAATTTTTCTACAGCCACAGTTCattttctgcggaccgcacaatttttggtgcggcccgcacaTTGAATGCACAGACTTGCCCTAAACTAAGGATCTTCGAACCGCACAATTTCATGTGCGGCTGCATAATTCAAAATCCATCGACAGTGAACTTAGGTTTTGTTCAATTTTAGCACAATTATGACATGGTATTTGCAATATAGGTATGGTACATAATTTACCCAACCCCCAATGAGCATATATGAAGTTACCCACACACCTTTAAGCACACATGATGAATCATCTAACATTTAGGCctaaatataactatactaataaagaacaaaaactaagaaaaattgaaaaatctaaaCATGAACTGAACATACCAGTGATGAAGTATGCAGGGGAGAATCTAGGATGATTAAGTGAGTGATGTTTGAATCAATTTTTGTGCATTGTGCTTGCTTTGGTGTCAAGAGTTCAAAGTGCGTAAACTTTTAAACAGTGTGAGGAGGGCCTATTTATAGGTTGACCAAATAAGGGCAAAGTTTTGAAGCTGAATGTTGCCGCACAATTTTGTGTGCAGTCAGCACTCTTTACCTGGTGTCACTGCCCTTCTATGAAAATCTGCGATCCACACAAAATTGGGTGCGGCTGTAGatatttgtgcggaccgcacaattccaAATGTGGCCACATATTGGCCATTACTCTGAGAGACAAACTTCAGAGGGTGTGCACTTTTAGCTTCTTAGTTGTGCAGCGCGGACAAGATTGTGCGGCCCACACAAGAGTTGTGCAGCCGTAGATTCCATTCTGCTATGGCACTAAATTTTCTATTGTCTGCACATTTTTCACACTTAGCCAATTATTTCTGGACACAGTCCCTGCAAAGTACACTCATTCCTGCATACACCTCAAAACCAGTTAGCACAAAATAAGAcctatctaaagaagaagaaaaagaaaaagaaaagaaaaaaacacatAAGTTACCTCttaagaagcgcctgatttaacgtcgcggcatgacgcaGATTACCAATCACATGAAATGAAGAACCGCCACGACATGGCCatcatcaatttttccaagataGTACTTCACCAGTGCCCGTTGACCCTAAACACttcatcatttttattttttaagtccAATGCACCAAAGGGGGTTACACTTACAACCTCAAATGcgccactccatttagacttcaACTTTTCCAGAAATACCCgcaaccgagaattgaacaaaaacacaagatcaccttctttaaACTCCTTGTTCCGAATGTACTTGTAatggaggtacttcatcttctccatgtaTAAGAAAGAAATTGTATATGCATGGTACCGAAATTCATCTAGCTCATTCAACTGTGTCACCCTTAAGTTTGCAACGGCATCCCACTCAAAATTTAGCTTCTTCAatgcccacatggccttatgctcaagtTCTATCGGAAggtgacaagctttcccaaataccaaccggtatggagacatccCAATCGGTGTTTTTTAagccgtcctataagcccatagagcataaTCAAGTTTCTTCGACCAATCCATTCGGTTAGCATTCACTgtctttgacaaaatactcttgatctcctggttggagacttccacttctCCGCTTGCTTGAGGGTGATAAGGGGTCGTGACTTTGTGAGTGACACTATATTAGGTGAGTAAGGTATCGAaagctttgttgcaaaagtgtgaTCCCCCATCATTTATAATGGCCCTTGGAGTACCAAATCTTGTGAAGGcgttctttttcaaaaatgccaccacacttctaGCTTCGTTGTTGGGTAGAGCAACGACCTCCATCCATTTGACACATAGTCCACAGCTACCAAAATGCAGGTATTCCCACTAGAGCTTATAAACGGTCCCATAAAATTAATGCCCCACACATAAAAAATGTCAATTTCCAAGATGGTGGTGAGGGGCATCTCATTTTTCTTTGAAATTTCACcggccctttgacattcatcacaatgcTTGACTAGATCACTTGTGTCCTTATAGAgggtaggccaatagaatccacaactcaacACTTCGGCGGCCGTTcttgctccaccatggtgaccaccatatggtgaagaatgacaagccccaagaatttcaACTTGTTCCTCCTCCGGCACACATCTTCTAATCGCACCATCGGTACAAATCTGGAAGAGGTACGGTTCATCCTAATAATAGTCAAGGcaatcccatttgagcttcttcctttggtttgaagagaactcattcgaTTTAATACCACTCACAAGATAATTTTCTAAGTCGACGCACCATGGCATCTCGGTCATTAAAATGGCTAGAAGTTTCTCGTTGGGGAAAGAGTTACTGATTTCAAGGCCGTCATGTGGCCTCCTCTCCTCCTCCAAGcgagacaagtggtctgccacttggttttcactgcCTTTGCGGTCTTGAATGTCTAAATCGAACTATTGCAATAGAAGTACCTATCTCATTAACCGCGCCTTTAAATCTTTCTTGATCATTAAGTACCAAAGTGTCGCGTGATCCGTGTGAACAATCACCTTTGTACCCATCAAGTACGAgcggaacttttccatagcaaaataAATAGCAAGAagctctttctcggtcaccgtgtaatTGACTTGGGAatcattcatggtcttactagcatagtagaccagatggaagattttgttgatACATTgccccaaaactgctccaatcgccacatcacttgcgtcacacatgaacTCAAAAGGCAATCTCCAATTCGGTGCAGTGATAATAGGAGTAGTTGTCAATTTGAACTTTAGCAATTCAAATGCATTCATGCAATCCTCATTGAAATGGAATTTGGCATCCTTCTCTAAAATCTTACATAAGGGGTTCACtactttggaaaaatccttgatgaaacggcTATAGAACCCTGCATGACCCAAGAAACTCCTCACTCCCTTCATGGAttttggaggtggaagtttagaaatcacctctaTTTTTGCCTTGTCGACCTCAATGCCATTCTTTGAACTTTTGTGGCCAAGGTCAATAccttcctcaaccatgaaatgacatttctcccaatttaaTACCAAGTTTGTCTTTTCACATCTTGTCAAGAACTTATCCAAATTTTTCAAGCAATCATCTAAAGAATTCCCTACCACTAAAAAGTCATCCACGAAGACTTCAAagaaatcctccaccatgtcggtaaagATAGCAATCATACACCGTTGAAAAGTGTTAGTGAATTGCATAACCCGAATGGCATCCGCGAGAATGCgaaagtaccataaggacatgtgaaagtagtcttctcttgatcctcaggagcaataagaatttgacTATAGCCGAAATATccatcaaggaaataatagaaagCACGGCCggccaacctatcaagcatttgataaagaaagggaagtgggaaatgatccttccttgtgactttgttgagcttgcgatagtccatacacactctccacccggtcaccgttcttgtaggGATCAACTCGTTATTATCATTAGTAACCACAatcatgccccctttctttgggacacattgcaccggagaagtctaCGAACTATCGAAAATGGGGtaaacaaccccggcatccaaccactttatgatctccttttttaccacctcttgcattgctTCATTTAGCCTCCTTTGATGTTCTACGGATGTTTTGGCATAAtcctccaaaataatcttgtgcatgcaaaatgcggggcttattccccgaatatccgccaatgtccatccaatagctttcttcctcttttgtagcactGTCAATGTGGAGTCTACCTGCAAGTTAGTCaaataagaggaaagaataaccggtaaagtagaacaAGGGCTAAGGAATTCATAACTGAGATGCGGAGgaaatggctttaactccaaagtgggaggctcctcgattgagggaTTTGTTGGAGGAGTCCTcaggttttcaagatccaaggacaatttgTGGGGTTCAAAAGTGTAAGACCCCATTCCTTGCAATGCATTCACACATTCCACATAGACCTCTttctcctcatcatcatcaaggtTAAGCAAAACGGCCTCCAAAGTATCATCAATATTCATTGTAGCACTAGCATCATCAATAATCACATCGGTCACCAAGTCCACAAACGAAAAAACTTCATTGCTATTCGGTTGTTTCATaaatttgcacacatggaagaccaccttttcatcacccacccggaaggtgagctcaCCGGCTTCCACATTAACaagagccttccccgtagcaaggaaaggtctacccaaaataataggCACCTCGTAGTCCACTTTACAATCAAGAATTACAAAGTCTGCTGGGAggatgaacttatcaacacgaaccaacacatcatcaataatacctaatggtctcttcatagtatGATCTGCCATTTGTAACCTTatagatgtgggtcttggttgcccaattcccaaagttttgTACATCGAATAGGGAaacaagttgatacttgccctaAGATTACaaagagcttttgcaaagtcggcacttccaatggtgcaAGGGATTGTGAAAACACCAGGATCTTCCAATTTGGGAGCTAttgagtgcacaattgcactcacttgatgagtcatctttatagtttcacaattcatcgaccttttctttgtcaccaagtccttcatgaactttgcataacccggcatttgATCCAAAGCCTCAACCAATGTCACATTAAtagacaaactcttcatcatgtcaatgaactttttgaattggttctcaCCATTTTGCTTGGCAAGACTTTAAGGATAAGGAGGAGGATGCCTTGGCATTAgtgccttagcctttggcactaCCGGTTTCGGTATGTCAACAATATgctccctagatgggttcacttCTTCTTGAGTCACCTCCTCGTTGTCATCAATATTGATCCTCACTTCACCATTTGCTTGCACCTCATTATTTGGAATCTCATCTTCATGTATCATTTGCTTATCATCATAATTTTCTTTTGACTTGAGGTGGTTGGATACCCACTTTTTCCCCTTCTTGTAGTAATGTCCATGGCATGTCCCGGGTTGttaccaccctttgggttcactaccatatcacttggtagtacccccttaggacgagtgttTAAAGCTTGCGAGATTTGCCCCAATTGAACTTCCAAATTGCAAATTGAAGTGTTATGAGAGTCTAGTTGAGCATCAGAGTCGGCATTCTTCTCCATTATTTGTTTGAACATGTTCTCGATTCGacccatctcattgttggaagaactcgGACCTTAGAAAGGATAAGGAGGTAGGttgctcggttgttgatacatcgggggcctttgaaaacccgaccctcgattgtttttgttgttccaccctccttggcaGTTGCCTCCCTAATATCCTTGATTATTGCCACTCTAATTATATTGGTTATTTTGACagttccaattcccttgattgttttgattgttccaattccCTTGACTATTACCAccattccaattaccttggtCGTTTgaattccaattcccttgatttcATTGTGGTCACCATTGTTGTTGATTCAGGCCTTGATTGTTGTTTATTTGCCCTTGGAAGTTGCTCACATATTATACTTCCTCCTCTTGTTCATTGTATTGTCCATCTTGATCAAACCCACTATCATCTTGCACATAATTTTCAACTCAGTTTTGCACTTGAGGACCCTTTTTACTTCTCTTATTTACCATCATATTAACTCCCTCTATTTCATTTACTTGCTTAGGaccttgcacttgttgaagttgagctTTCGCTAATTGATTCATCGTGGTGGTCAACTCGGTAattgcttgcccatgatcatgcaaTTTTTTGTGAAGGTGAATTACATTTGGATCACCTTAAGGAAAATTTTCTCTACTTTGCCATGTTGATGAAGTATCCCCTATTTCATATAAGATATCACAAGCTTCCACAAGGAATTATCATGAAATTTCCACCG
Proteins encoded in this window:
- the LOC138868507 gene encoding uncharacterized protein produces the protein MMKSLSINVTLVEALDQMPGYAKFMKDLVTKKRSMNCETIKMTHQVSAIVHSIAPKLEDPGVFTIPCTIGSADFAKALCNLRASINLFPYSMYKTLGIGQPRPTSIRLQMADHTMKRPLGIIDDVLVRVDKFILPADFVILDCKVDYEVPIILGRPFLATGKALVNVEAGELTFRVGDEKVVFHVCKFMKQPNSNEVFSFVDLVTDVIIDDASATMNIDDTLEAVLLNLDDDEEKEVYVECVNALQGMGSYTFEPHKLSLDLENLRTPPTNPSIEEPPTLELKPFPPHLSYEFLSPCSTLPVILSSYLTNLQVDSTLTVLQKRKKAIGWTLADIRGISPAFCMHKIILEDYAKTSVEHQRRLNEAMQEVVKKEIIKWLDAGVVYPIFDSS